In Takifugu flavidus isolate HTHZ2018 chromosome 5, ASM371156v2, whole genome shotgun sequence, the following proteins share a genomic window:
- the si:dkey-3h3.3 gene encoding probable E3 ubiquitin-protein ligase DTX3 isoform X1 produces the protein MECSRLHGSSEIHISNVTAIINEAHYKDSKRLFRVLKSYRTEETDLCYLVSGTCEQIDDLSVQLSAALRSTAGPDSDKSNCQQKEDSSLHRNYVSVSATVMNYIQQKCSKELHKIAGNSFSISPLVSEGSMMVLVVFTPRNPSMSRPHADFVRQRFIVFYQKTASNLKVINLHMSLNDNQKLQRKFPQLLIESSKDRPELTVMGTFAHIAMLEKSLHQKQPHTLLRPPDRGTMSASPTNSRENEDESCPICLENIPVAVTKKKTLECKHSFCTDCLKQAFDHKPICPTCGRVYGVLTGTQPKGGKMIVSQSESSLPGYDRYGTIIINYIIPSGIQEEEHPNPGEPYSGVTRRAFLPDSPEGRKVLMLLRKAFNQRLIFTVGQSTSTNRNNTVTWNDVHHKTSTHGGPTSYGYPDPDYLRRVQDELSAKGIK, from the exons ATGGAG TGCTCCAGGCTCCATGGAAGCAGTGAAATTCACATCTCAAATGTGACAGCCATCATTAATGAAGCACATTACAAAGACTCTAAACGATTATTTCGTGTTCTGAAGTCCTACAGAACTGAAGAAACAGATCTATGTTATTTAGTAAGTGGAACTTGTGAGCAAATAGATGACCTTTCAGTCCAGCTGTCTGCTGCATTAAGGTCTACGGCTGGTCCTGATTCAGACAAATCTAATTGCCAGCAAAAGGAGGATTCTTCATTACACAGGAACTATGTTTCTGTGTCTGCCACCGTTATGAATTACATTCAGCAAAAGTGTTCTAAAGAACTCCACAAAATAGCAGGAAACAGTTTCTCCATTTCTCCATtagtcagtgaaggcagcatgaTGGTGCTGGTCGTATTTACACCTCGAAATCCCTCCATGTCTCGTCCTCATGCCGACTTTGTCAGACAGCGCTTCATCGTGTTCTACCAGAAAACTGCCTCTAACTTAAAGGTCATAAATCTTCATATGAGTCTAAATGACAACCAAAAGCTGCAGCGAAAatttccacagcttttgatTGAGAGCAGCAAGGATCGACCCGAGCTAACCGTGATGGGGACTTTTGCACATATAGCTATGCTAGAAAAGTCCCTTCACCAAAAACAGCCACATACTCTGCTCAGACCTCCTGACAGGGGGACGATGAGCGCATCACCTACAAACAGCAGGGAAAATGAAGATGAATCTTGTCCTATCTGTTTGGAAAATATACCAGTAGCTGTAACAAAGAAAAAGACTCTTGAATGCAAACATTCCTTCTGCACAGACTGTCTGAAACAAGCCTTTGACCACAAGCCCATCTGTCCAACATGTGGGAGAGTGTACGGTGTTCTTACAGGGACACAGCCTAAGGGAGGCAAAATGATAGTCTCCCAAAGCGAATCGTCGCTGCCTGGATATGATCGATATGGAACAATAATCATCAACTACATCATTCCCAGTGGCATTCAAGAG GAAGAGCATCCTAATCCCGGTGAGCCATATTCTGGTGTGACACGTAGGGCCTTTCTCCCTGACTCCCCTGAGGGCAGAAAGGTTTTGATGCTGCTGAGGAAGGCTTTTAACCAGAGACTCATCTTCACTGTTGGTCAGTCAACCAGCACGAACAGAAACAACACAGTCACGTGGAATGATGTGCATCACAAAACCTCAACACACGGAGGACCAACAAG CTATGGATACCCAGATCCAGATTATCTCAGAAGAGTCCAGGATGAACTGTCAGCCAAAGGAATTAAATGA
- the si:dkey-3h3.3 gene encoding probable E3 ubiquitin-protein ligase DTX3 isoform X2, with the protein MLFNCLKQAFDHKPICPTCGRVYGVLTGTQPKGGKMIVSQSESSLPGYDRYGTIIINYIIPSGIQEEEHPNPGEPYSGVTRRAFLPDSPEGRKVLMLLRKAFNQRLIFTVGQSTSTNRNNTVTWNDVHHKTSTHGGPTSYGYPDPDYLRRVQDELSAKGIK; encoded by the exons ATGTTATTTA ACTGTCTGAAACAAGCCTTTGACCACAAGCCCATCTGTCCAACATGTGGGAGAGTGTACGGTGTTCTTACAGGGACACAGCCTAAGGGAGGCAAAATGATAGTCTCCCAAAGCGAATCGTCGCTGCCTGGATATGATCGATATGGAACAATAATCATCAACTACATCATTCCCAGTGGCATTCAAGAG GAAGAGCATCCTAATCCCGGTGAGCCATATTCTGGTGTGACACGTAGGGCCTTTCTCCCTGACTCCCCTGAGGGCAGAAAGGTTTTGATGCTGCTGAGGAAGGCTTTTAACCAGAGACTCATCTTCACTGTTGGTCAGTCAACCAGCACGAACAGAAACAACACAGTCACGTGGAATGATGTGCATCACAAAACCTCAACACACGGAGGACCAACAAG CTATGGATACCCAGATCCAGATTATCTCAGAAGAGTCCAGGATGAACTGTCAGCCAAAGGAATTAAATGA